In Triticum urartu cultivar G1812 chromosome 6, Tu2.1, whole genome shotgun sequence, the following proteins share a genomic window:
- the LOC125514287 gene encoding lipid phosphate phosphatase epsilon 1, chloroplastic-like, whose amino-acid sequence MLLSPPTPWPRVKPVRLNRLPQCKDRLLSLPRGRRPRAPRRLGVCMAEMAWVGSESPRELGVSDGEGDAMLGGDKLPGPRAEAAATRWTPVEAALNRMSKWLVAVSFALAALWKRDAEIMWALMGAVANTVLSSILKKLLNHERPAPALRSDPGMPSSHAQSIFYAATFLVLSVFSWLGTNYLAMILGATTVALASYLSWLRVSQRLHTLNQILVGAAVGSAFSALWFALWHLLVREAFASSLWVQIPVVLGSVVFSVSFVVYIIQHWLKDE is encoded by the exons ATGCTCCTGTCGCCGCCAACCCCGTGGCCGCGCGTCAAGCCCGTGCGCTTGAATCGTCTCCCGCAGTGCAAAGACCGGCTCCTCTCGCTTCCCCGCGGCCGGCGGCCGAGGGCGCCGCGGCGGCTCGGCGTGTGCATGGCCGAGATGGCCTGGGTCGGGAGCGAGTCGCCCCGAGAGCTTGGGGTTTCTGACGGGGAGGGGGACGCGATGCTGGGAGGCGACAAGTTGCCCGGTCCgagggcggaggcggcggccacCCGGTGGACGCCCGTCGAGGCGGCGCTGAATCGCATG AGTAAATGGCTGGTGGCTGTTTCTTTTGCTCTTGCAGCTCTTTGGAAGCGTGATGCTGAAATTATGTGGGCTTTGATGGGTGCGGTTGCGAACACTGTGCTTTCGTCCATTCTTAAAAAGCTGCTCAACCACGAAAGGCCGGCACCGGCTTTGCGGTCTGATCCTGGGATGCCATCATCCCATGCCCAATCCATTTTCTATGCTGCAACATTTCTAGTTCTTTCAG TGTTCTCCTGGCTTGGGACAAATTATCTGGCAATGATTCTTGGGGCTACAACTGTAGCATTGGCCTCCTATCTA TCATGGCTACGGGTGTCGCAGCGTCTCCACACACTGAACCAGATTCTCGTGGGCGCTGCTGTAGGATCAGCCTTCAGCGCTCTGTGGTTCGCGCTCTGGCATTTGCTCGTGCGGGAAGCTTTTGCTTCCTCGTTGTGGGTCCAAATTCCAGTCGTCCTTGGTTCAGTAGTGTTCTCTGTTTCCTTCGTCGTCTACATCATTCAGCACTGGCTCAAGGATGAGTAA
- the LOC125514286 gene encoding uncharacterized protein LOC125514286, translating to MPTITHYVLDPFLETGSLPNLQKLVPKPPPAAPLPPEKSSEKPIPVPVAPARTSTLPALYSTPESTPLPDSPSSFPGTWSPYLINHKRRGPGLIKTSSQGDVGSEGSLPKFPEGLPALPKKSEAFRVQESEFRFSQESAGVVNNGVKETLDGQNEGVQKGKATHFGQDEQDQPEFEFRHESPDVLVRPVNVGRLVNNGMPRDGENDAFLEPQDSQSVTSNSEAEDAGGQGWWKPSSPYGTSVGTPGAEFYDAFEEISSDGATRSSRCIDDEYREMRLSMLTEIEGRKQAEEVAETWQKEWKKLSHHLSLIALSLPSPTVAENDDDTSADPGAELCQQITVSQLVAAAIARGIARVEVESEMESVISAKNFEIARLSDRVQYYEAANREMSQRNQEAIEMSRQQRNKRKMRQKWFWGSVGIAVTLGTAAIAWSYMPASQSQAGDSNSTNTNSD from the exons ATGCCGACCATCACGCACTACGTCTTGGACCCCTTCCTGGAGACCGGCTCCCTTCCCAACCTCCAGAAGCTTGTTCCCAAGCCGCCTCCAGCTGCGCCGCTACCCCCTGAGAAGTCCTCCGAGAAGCCCATACCTGTGCCGGTGGCTCCTGCCAGGACCAGCACCTTGCCAGCGCTCTACTCCACGCCCGAGAGCACGCCGCTGCCAGACTCGCCGTCATCGTTCCCTGGAACCTGGTCGCCGTATCTCATCAACCATAAACGCCGTGGACCTGGCCTGATCAAGACATCTTCCCAGGGCGATGTCGGAAGTGAGGGTAGCCTGCCGAAGTTTCCCGAGGGGCTGCCTGCTTTGCCGAAAAAGTCTGAAGCCTTTCGAGTGCAGGAGTCTGAGTTTAGGTTCTCACAAGAGAGTGCTGGTGTGGTTAACAATGGTGTGAAGGAGACCTTGGATGGGCAGAATGAAGGGGTGCAGAAAGGCAAGGCGACCCATTTTGGCCAAGATGAGCAGGATCAGCCCGAGTTTGAGTTTCGGCATGAAAGTCCAGATGTGTTGGTGAGGCCTGTCAATGTTGGAAGGCTTGTCAACAATGGAATGCCAAGAGATGGCGAAAATGATGCCTTCCTTGAACCTCAGGATTCACAGAGTGTGACTAGTAACTCTGAGGCTGAGGATGCTGGTGGGCAGGGGTGGTGGAAGCCCAGTTCTCCTTATGGGACGTCTGTTGGCACACCTGGTGCAGAATTTTACGACGCATTTGAAG AAATATCAAGCGATGGTGCAACTCGATCTTCTCGATGTATTGATGACGAATACCGTGAAATGCGGTTAAGCATGTTGACAGAAATTGAGGGTAGGAAACAAGCTGAGGAGGTAGCTGAGAcctggcaaaaggaatggaagaaGCTTAGTCATCACCTATCGCTGATCGCCTTGTCACTTCCATCTCCAACTGTAGCTGAGAACGATGATGATACAAGTGCGGATCCTGGAGCTGAGTTGTGCCAACAAATAACTGTTTCACAACTGGTAGCTGCTGCTATTGCCCGGGGAATTGCTCGTGTAGAAGTTGAGTCAGAGATGGAAAGTGTGATTTCAGCAAAGAACTTTGAGATCGCAAGGCTATCAGATAGGGTCCAGTACTATGAAGCAGCAAACAGGGAGATGTCTCAAAGAAACCAAGAAGCTATCG AGATGTCCAGGCAACAGCGGAACAAGCGTAAGATGAGGCAGAAGTGGTTCTGGGGTTCAGTTGGCATAGCAGTTACCCTCGGCACAGCAGCCATTGCCTGGTCCTACATGCCGGCGAGCCAGTCCCAGGCAGGGGACTCGAATAGCACCAACACCAACAGCGATTAG